ACGCTGATGGCACGCGCCTGAACCTGACTGGTAGCTTAGGGTATCGTTTTCAACCGTTCGTGAGTTTAGCCGTGGCGGCTAATTACAACGACATTAAATTACCCGAACCTTGGGGAAGAAATAAGTTCTGGCTGATTGGTCCGCGTCTGGATGTAACCATGACCAACACCTTGTATTTAACCACTTTTGTGCAGTACAACGAGCAAATTAAAAACGTAAATTTAAATGCCCGTCTGCAATGGCGCTACAAACCCGCTTCGGATTTGTTTATCGTGTACACCGATAATTACTTGCCCACGCACTTAACAGTAAAAAGCCGAGCTTTGGTGGTGAAGTTTACCTATTGGTGGAATCTGTAAATTTTAAAATTTTGGAGATATAAGCAGGATGTTTCGGAATTGCCGAACGGAGAACCATGCAACTTCGTACAGACTACTTCACGAACTAACCGAACTTACATTTACTATGGAAAAACCAAACGTGCTTGTTTTTACTTACCACGAGCTAGATAGAAAACAAACTTATTTAATAAACTTAAATGCGATTTCCCGGATTTTGTTTGAGCAAAACGGCGACGTAAAATCCCTGCACATTCATTATTCCAATGGCGTAGAAGCCGATAAATTTACTGGTACAGTAGCGGTTTCAATTGCGAACATAATTACCGATACTTTAAATCAAGGTAATTCTCCTTACTCATTAAGTACGGAATTGTGGTAAGCTAAACCAGTTTCTGGATAGTTTATAAAATAAAAAGTGCCGGCTATTCTTAATTAAGAGTAGCCGGCACTTTTTATTTATCTTGATTTTAAGGCTGATGAAATCAGAAGATTTTAAAAATTTATTTTTTCTGAAGTTGTACTTAGAGCGCTAGGCTAACTCTACGCATAACAGCAGGTAGTTTGAATTCCCGAAAATTAGAAAAATTTAAAAATTACAATCTGGTAAACCGTAAGGTTAAAACTAACCGGCCCAGCCTTCGCGGTCGAGGCTGCGGTACTGGATGGCTTCGGCTAAATGCTCAATTCTAATTTCATTGGTTCCCGCCAAATCGGCAATGGTGCGGCTTACTTTTAAAATGCGGTCGTAAGCGCGAGCCGACAAGCCCAAACGTTCCATGGCAGTTTTGAGCAATGCTTTGCCACCGGCGTTTATCTCGCAAACTTCTTTCACCATCTGCGAGGGCATCATGGCATTGGAATGAATATTGGGAAAATCTTTAAACCGTTCTTCCTGAATTTGCCGCGCTTTTACCACCCGTTCCCGGATAGCCTCGCTACTCTCCGTTTTCCGCGACTCAGTCATTTGGTCAAAAGTTACCGGCGTTACTTCCACGTGCAAATCAATGCGGTCCAGCAACGGCCCGCTTACTTTATTTAAATACCGTTGCACTACTCCTGGCCCGCACACACAATCTTTCTCGGGGTGGTTGTAGTAGCCACAGGGGCACGGGTTCATGCTAGCGATCAGCATAAAATTAGCCGGAAAATCAATGGTCATTTTGGCCCGGGAAATCGACACACGTCGTTCTTCGAGCGGTTGGCGCATTACTTCCAGTACGGTACGTTTAAACTCAGGTAATTCGTCCATGAACAACACGCCGTTGTGCGAGAGGGATATTTCGCCGGGCTGCGGTACGCCACCGCCACCCACCAAAGCTACATCCGAAATGGTATGATGCGGCGCCCGGAACGGCCTGGTGGAAAGCAAAGAAGCCGACTCGCCGAGTTTACCTGCTACTGAATGAATTTTGGTAGTTTCCAAGGCTTCCTGCATGGTAAGCGGGGGTAAAATAGACGGTAAGCGTTTCGCCAGCATGGTTTTACCCGCCCCCGGAGGCCCAATCATGATCGCATTATGCCCGCCAGCCGCCGCAATTTCCAGGGCGCGTTTTATATTTTCTTGGCCTTGTACGTGGGCAAAATCGGCTTCGTACTGGTTAACTGTAGCCTGAAAAATATCACGGGTATCGATTA
The sequence above is a segment of the Adhaeribacter swui genome. Coding sequences within it:
- a CDS encoding YifB family Mg chelatase-like AAA ATPase, with the protein product MLIKTFGSAVQGVNAYTITMEVNVTPGTKYYMVGLPDNAIKESEQRIESALKYNGYRMPRQKVVINMAPAGIRKEGSAYDLPIALGILAASDQMRGERLGEYIIMGELSLDGTLRPVKGILPIAIQARKEGFKGFVLPIQNANEAAIVNKLDIIGVENIKQAIDFFDGKTDIAPLVIDTRDIFQATVNQYEADFAHVQGQENIKRALEIAAAGGHNAIMIGPPGAGKTMLAKRLPSILPPLTMQEALETTKIHSVAGKLGESASLLSTRPFRAPHHTISDVALVGGGGVPQPGEISLSHNGVLFMDELPEFKRTVLEVMRQPLEERRVSISRAKMTIDFPANFMLIASMNPCPCGYYNHPEKDCVCGPGVVQRYLNKVSGPLLDRIDLHVEVTPVTFDQMTESRKTESSEAIRERVVKARQIQEERFKDFPNIHSNAMMPSQMVKEVCEINAGGKALLKTAMERLGLSARAYDRILKVSRTIADLAGTNEIRIEHLAEAIQYRSLDREGWAG